From Peromyscus eremicus chromosome 3, PerEre_H2_v1, whole genome shotgun sequence, one genomic window encodes:
- the LOC131906298 gene encoding vomeronasal type-1 receptor 90-like: protein MSSWSFLMSLLKIILNFQSVLGVLANMCLLFFYTFIILVHSHKPTDLISCQLTFIHIVTVLTGGDIWLTDVFESLNFENDFKCKITFYINRVMRGLSICITCLLSVFQAVTISPSTSLLAKFKHKLKKYMIYAFLFIWSFNLSFSSNQIFCVGAFTNMSESNQMQVTKYCSLFPVNYIIRALILTVTVSRDVFLVGVMLTISAYMVIILFRHQRQCKHLHSISHPRTSPEKRATQTILLLVVVFVVMYWVDFIISSTSVLLWRYDPVILTLQKFVMNAYPTITPLVQISSDNRIINMMKNLQSIWHQIS from the exons ATGTCATCCTGgagctttc TTATGTCCTTATTAAAGATTATCCTTAATTTCCAATCTGTACTTGGAGTCCTAGCCAATATGTGTCTCCTTTTTTTCTACACTTTCATAATCCTAGTTCACAGTCATAAGCCCACAGACCTGATCTCCTGTCAACTGACCTTCATCCACATAGTGACGGTCCTCACCGGAGGGGATATTTGGCTTACAGACGTATTTGAGTCACTGAACTTTGAAAATGACTTCAAATGTAAGATAACTTTTTACATAAACAGAGTGATGAGAGGCCTCTCCATCTGcatcacctgcctcctgagtgtgttcCAGGCTGTCACTATCAGTCCTAGTACCTCATTGTTGGCaaaatttaaacataaactaaaaaaatatatgatttatgctttcttatttatttggtcTTTCAACTTGTCATTCAGTAGCAACCAGATCTTCTGTGTTGGTGCTTTTACCAACATGAGTGAGAGCAACCAGATGCAGGTCACCAAATATTGCTCACTATTCCCCGTGAACTACATCATCAGGGCACTGATTTTAACAGTGACAGTCTCCAGAGATGTCTTTCTTGTAGGAGTCATGTTGACCATAAGTGCATACATGGTGATTATCTTGTTCAGACATCAGAGGCAATGTAAACATCTTCACAGCATCAGCCACCCAAGAACATCCCCTGAGAAGAGGGCCACCCAGACTATCTTGCTACTGGTGGTTGTCTTTGTGGTCATGTACTGGGTGGACTTCATCATCTCATCCACCTCAGTCCTGTTATGGAGGTATGATCCGGTCATCCTGACTCTTCAGAAATTTGTGATGAATGCCTATCCCACAATTACTCCTTTGGTACAAATCAGTTCTGATAACAGAATAATCAATATGATGAAAAACTTACAGTCAATATGGCACCAAATTTCTTAA